Proteins found in one Coffea eugenioides isolate CCC68of chromosome 5, Ceug_1.0, whole genome shotgun sequence genomic segment:
- the LOC113770646 gene encoding probable disease resistance protein At4g27220: protein MEHTGKLIEKLADWALDKGTKWYYLVDNLRSLEAKLQRLSKRKIDFESKVKDAERSGTKKRKREVENWFDEVANIENEFGALETSILEGGFRENAISSGNRVEKMDKIVEQLMVQSEHFDGLLLEDSESRGEPREITELFGEMFRKGLETITAWLDTNEILRIGIWGMGGVGKTTLADHIHDHLLKNTQSKVYWISVSQDFTVKRLQGDVAKRLRLDLSDVDDEKVRARRLRDAFDKMEEMVVLMLDDVWEYFCLDILGIDARNCRLILTTRSLEVCNRMQCQSKFELKTLDTEEAWGLFERTLGSETVLDGDLTDIAKSITERCGGLPLGIVVMAGSMIGVTDIHEWRNALEDLKAGGNDEMEEKVFRILEWSFKRLNNCERDCFLYCCLYPEDRKIKREELIHLFIRAELMSKRGSRSKAFDKGQTILNKLIRVCLLEGTKDFEGDDCVKMHDLVRDMAIRITHGNSTPESSRDDVPRFLVKSLGQEDSQATTLEQEEWTQDLRAVSFYSDIFQNIKIEIPPAWSPNCPKLSTLLLSDVSIEEIPDSFFRHMCGLKVLNLSRCEGITKLPNSVSDLVNLTALILGNCWDLRFVPPLGKLEQLRDLDLSGTGIEDLPEGWESLVNLERLNLDECWALSQKIIPKGTFSQLHRLQLLLLPTYGSLQVNDPEVLNQLVSFKGCLSFTDFYKITRWPKYYNDVYITDILTEDPSDEFDHDEDWQQLYFHQCKLGRGSNNLPDDMERLIIKNCEGMGIRCLSDVFKNFINLSGLSILEIMNLVGIEFLWQLSSASPRDQLEVSSFSPLSGLEELRLWSLPNLVGLFFGESEPSYLLPAGTFSSLKKLRISKCHNMKQLFTVQLLQSLQNLEKLKVVDCEGLEEIAADGNGGGEGIQLTSSEGATATVILPKLGWLHLENLPQLNNICKAAMICESIEVIAIFDCPNLKRLPSFLSTIDGPPSLPRTLPTIWGDEAWWESLEWDNPSAKNDLEPYFTTKL, encoded by the coding sequence ATGGAGCACACTGGAAAATTAATAGAGAAACTTGCGGATTGGGCACTCGACAAAGGAACGAAGTGGTACTATTTGGTTGATAATCTAAGGTCGCTCGAAGCGAAGTTGCAAAGATTaagcaaaaggaaaattgaCTTCGAGTCGAAAGTGAAAGATGCAGAAAGATCAGgtactaagaaaaggaaaagggaggtTGAGAATTGGTTTGATGAGGTAGCAAACATAGAGAATGAATTCGGTGCATTGGAAACGAGCATACTAGAGGGTGGATTTCGAGAAAATGCAATTAGCAGTGGGAATAGAGTGGAGAAAATGGACAAGATTGTAGAGCAACTGATGGTGCAAAGCGAGCATTTTGATGGGCTTTTGCTTGAGGATTCTGAGAGCAGAGGTGAGCCGCGAGAGATAACAGAATTATTTGGAGAAATGTTCCGCAAAGGTCTGGAAACAATCACGGCATGGTTGGACACCAATGAGATCTTAAGGATTGGGATATGGGGGATGGGTGGCGTGGGTAAGACTACATTGGCGGACCACATCCATGATCACCTCCTTAAGAATACTCAATCCAAGGTTTATTGGATTTCTGTCTCCCAAGATTTTACCGTCAAAAGGCTGCAAGGTGACGTTGCTAAACGCCTAAGGCTTGATCTGTCAGACGTGGATGATGAAAAAGTAAGGGCACGTAGGCTGCGCGACGCATTCGACAAAATGGAGGAAATGGTAGTGCTCATGTTGGATGATGTTTGGGAATACTTTTGTTTAGACATTTTAGGGATTGATGCAAGAAATTGCAGACTGATTTTGACTACACGCTCATTAGAAGTGTGCAACCGGATGCAATGCCAAAGCAAATTTGAGTTGAAAACTTTGGACACAGAGGAAGCTTGGGGTTTGTTCGAGCGTACACTTGGCAGCGAGACCGTGCTTGATGGAGATTTGACAGATATTGCCAAGTCCATCACGGAAAGGTGTGGTGGTTTGCCTCTTGGTATTGTCGTAATGGCTGGGAGCATGATAGGTGTGACCGACATCCATGAGTGGAGAAATGCATTGGAAGACTTGAAAGCTGGAGGGAACGATGAGATGGAAGAAAAGGTGTTTCGCATCCTGGAATGGAGTTTCAAACGCCTGAATAATTGTGAAAGGGACTGCTTCTTGTATTGCTGTCTTTATCCGGAAGATAGGAAAATAAAAAGAGAGGAACTAATACACCTGTTTATTAGGGCAGAGCTGATGTCAAAACGGGGCTCAAGGTCAAAAGCATTTGATAAAGGTCAAACGATATTAAACAAACTGATTAGAGTTTGCTTGCTGGAAGGAACTAAAGATTTCGAAGGGGATGACTGTGTGAAGATGCATGATTTGGTCAGAGATATGGCAATAAGGATCACGCATGGAAACTCCACACCAGAGAGCAGCAGAGATGATGTACCACGATTCTTGGTGAAAAGCTTAGGACAGGAAGATTCACAAGCAACAACACTGGAACAAGAAGAGTGGACACAAGATCTCCGTGCAGTTTCCTTCTATTCAgatatatttcaaaatataaaaatagaaattcCACCAGCCTGGTCACCAAATTGTCCTAAGCTCTCAACCTTGCTTCTTTCTGATGTTTCCATAGAAGAAATCCCAGATTCATTCTTTCGGCACATGTGTGGACTTAAAGTTTTGAATCTATCTCGGTGCGAAGGTATAACAAAGCTGCCTAATTCTGTTTCAGACTTGGTGAATCTCACTGCCTTGATTTTGGGGAATTGTTGGGACCTCCGATTTGTGCCACCACTGGGAAAGCTCGAGCAGTTGAGGGATTTGGATCTATCCGGAACTGGGATTGAGGATTTACCTGAAGGTTGGGAGTCACTGGTCAACCTCGAAAGGCTTAACTTGGACGAGTGTTGGGCTTTAAGTCAAAAGATAATACCAAAAGGGACATTTTCCCAATTGCACCGTCTTCAATTGCTATTATTGCCAACCTATGGTAGCTTACAAGTTAATGATCCAGAAGTGTTGAACCAGTTAGTAAGTTTTAAAGGATGTTTGTCTTTTACGGACTTCTATAAAATTACTCGGTGGCCAAAATACTATAATGATGTTTATATCACTGATATCTTAACTGAGGATCCGAGTGATGAATTTGATCATGATGAGGACTGGCAACAATTGTATTTCCATCAGTGCAAACTTGGTAGAGGATCGAACAACCTGCCAGATGATATGGAACGTCTGATAATCAAGAATTGTGAGGGCATGGGCATTAGGTGCTTGTCAGATGTTTTTaagaattttataaatttaagcGGCTTATCTATATTGGAAATTATGAATTTGGTCGGAATAGAGTTCCTCTGGCAATTGTCCTCTGCTTCTCCACGTGATCAGTTGGAAGTTTCGTCTTTCAGTCCACTCAGTGGTCTCGAAGAGCTCCGCCTCTGGAGCTTGCCAAATCTGGTTGGCCTTTTTTTCGGAGAATCAGAACCATCATATTTGCTTCCAGCTGGCACCTTTTCTTCCCTAAAAAAATTGAGGATTTCTAAATGTCACAACATGAAGCAGCTATTCACAGTGCAGTTGCTGCAGAGCCTTCAAAATCTCGAAAAATTAAAAGTTGTAGATTGTGAAGGACTGGAAGAGATAGCAGCAGATGGCAATGGAGGAGGAGAAGGCATCCAATTGACTTCAAGTGAAGGAGCCACCGCCACTGTCATCCTTCCGAAATTGGGGTGGTTGCATCTGGAAAACCTGCCACAACTGAATAACATTTGCAAGGCAGCCATGATCTGCGAATCAATTGAGGTGATTGCAATATTCGATTGTCCAAATTTAAAGAGGCTGCCTTCGTTTCTTTCCACCATCGACGGACCACCATCTCTTCCCCGCACTCTTCCTACAATCTGGGGAGATGAAGCATGGTGGGAATCATTAGAGTGGGACAATCCTAGTGCCAAAAATGACCTTGAGCCATACTTTACCACAAAGTTGTGA